From one Streptococcus pneumoniae genomic stretch:
- a CDS encoding DUF956 family protein, translating to MAQSQNKTVEFQTTGVSYLGIGGKVGKFLLGDKALEFYADTNVEDYIQIPWENVQKIGANVSGKTVSRHFQVFTDSGKFLFASKDAGSILKHARKHIGNEKVVKLPTLLQTIGHFFKNIFAKN from the coding sequence ATGGCACAATCACAAAACAAAACCGTTGAATTTCAAACAACTGGCGTTTCTTACCTAGGCATCGGTGGCAAGGTTGGAAAATTCCTCCTTGGCGATAAGGCACTCGAATTCTACGCCGACACCAATGTCGAAGATTATATCCAAATCCCTTGGGAAAATGTTCAAAAAATTGGAGCAAATGTCTCTGGTAAGACTGTCAGTCGGCATTTCCAAGTCTTTACAGACAGTGGAAAATTTCTCTTTGCCTCAAAAGATGCAGGCAGTATTCTCAAGCATGCAAGAAAGCATATCGGCAATGAGAAAGTGGTCAAATTACCGACACTTTTGCAGACTATCGGACACTTTTTTAAAAATATATTTGCAAAAAACTAA
- the serS gene encoding serine--tRNA ligase, giving the protein MLDIKRIRADFDGVAAKLATRGVATETLTQIKELDAKRREVLVKVEELKAERNTVSAEIAQAKRNKENADDKIAAMQELSATIKGLDAELLAIDEELQAILVILPNTPHDSVPVGADEEENVEVRRWGTPREFDFEPKAHWDLGEDLDILDWERGAKVTGARFLFYKNLGARLERALYNFMLDEHIAEGYQEIITPYMVNHDSMFGTGQYPKFKEDTFELDETNFVLIPTAEVPLTNYYRDEIVDGKELPIYFTAMSPSFRSEAGSAGRDTRGLIRLHQFHKVEMVKFAKPEESYEELEKMTANAENILQKLGLPYRVLALCTGDMGFSAAKTYDLEVWIPAQNAYREISSCSNTEDFQARRAQIRYRDEADGKVKLLHTLNGSGLAVGRTVAAILENYQNEDGSVTIPEVLRPYMGGAEVIAPK; this is encoded by the coding sequence ATGTTAGACATCAAACGCATTCGGGCAGATTTTGACGGTGTGGCAGCAAAACTAGCAACCCGCGGTGTAGCAACCGAAACTCTTACACAAATCAAGGAACTCGACGCCAAACGTCGTGAGGTATTGGTCAAGGTTGAAGAGCTAAAAGCAGAGCGCAATACGGTCTCTGCTGAAATCGCCCAAGCCAAACGCAACAAGGAAAATGCAGACGACAAGATTGCAGCCATGCAAGAACTCTCTGCAACCATTAAGGGACTTGATGCAGAACTCCTTGCTATTGACGAGGAATTGCAAGCCATTCTTGTCATCTTGCCAAATACACCGCACGACAGCGTACCTGTTGGTGCAGATGAGGAAGAAAATGTCGAAGTCCGTCGCTGGGGTACACCGCGCGAATTTGACTTTGAACCAAAAGCTCACTGGGATCTTGGTGAGGATTTAGATATTCTCGACTGGGAACGTGGGGCGAAGGTAACAGGCGCTCGCTTCCTCTTCTACAAGAACCTCGGTGCTCGCTTGGAACGCGCCCTCTACAACTTCATGCTTGATGAGCATATCGCAGAAGGTTATCAAGAAATCATCACCCCTTACATGGTCAACCATGATTCCATGTTTGGAACAGGTCAATATCCAAAATTCAAGGAAGACACCTTTGAGTTAGATGAGACAAACTTTGTCCTCATCCCAACAGCTGAAGTGCCACTTACCAACTACTACCGTGATGAGATTGTAGACGGTAAGGAGTTGCCTATCTACTTCACTGCCATGAGTCCATCTTTCCGTTCAGAAGCTGGTTCTGCCGGTCGTGATACCCGCGGCTTGATTCGTCTCCACCAATTCCACAAGGTTGAAATGGTCAAATTTGCGAAACCAGAAGAATCTTACGAAGAATTAGAGAAAATGACTGCCAACGCAGAAAATATCCTACAAAAACTAGGACTTCCATACCGAGTTCTTGCCCTCTGTACAGGCGACATGGGCTTTTCAGCTGCCAAAACATATGACTTGGAGGTCTGGATTCCTGCTCAAAATGCTTACCGTGAAATCTCTAGCTGTTCCAATACAGAAGATTTCCAAGCCCGCCGTGCCCAAATCCGCTACCGTGATGAAGCAGATGGCAAGGTTAAGCTCCTTCACACCTTGAACGGCTCAGGACTTGCCGTAGGACGGACTGTCGCTGCAATCCTTGAGAACTACCAAAACGAAGACGGCTCTGTCACTATCCCAGAAGTTCTTCGTCCATACATGGGTGGCGCAGAAGTCATTGCTCCTAAATAA
- a CDS encoding acetyl-CoA carboxylase carboxyl transferase subunit alpha, whose protein sequence is MTKITRIIKEARDQARLTALDYAELLFDDFIELHGDRNFRDDGAVIGGLARLNGQAVTIVGIQKGRNLQENLKRNFGQPHPEGYRKALRLMKQAEKFGRPIITFINTAGAYPGVGAEERGQGEAIARNLLEMSDLKVPIIAVIIGEGGSGGALALAVADRVWMLENSIYAVLSPEGFASILWKDGRRAMEAAELMKITSHELLDMEVVDRVFPETGLKRQERLADLKQALIEELESLSHLPIEELLQQRYERFRKY, encoded by the coding sequence ATGACCAAGATAACTCGAATTATCAAAGAAGCGCGTGATCAAGCACGTTTGACGGCTTTGGATTATGCGGAACTTTTGTTTGATGATTTTATAGAATTGCATGGTGATCGCAATTTTCGTGATGATGGAGCTGTGATTGGCGGACTAGCTCGGCTAAACGGGCAAGCAGTGACGATTGTCGGTATTCAAAAAGGTCGCAATTTACAGGAAAATTTAAAACGAAATTTTGGGCAGCCGCATCCTGAAGGTTATCGAAAAGCTCTTCGTCTGATGAAACAAGCTGAAAAGTTTGGACGTCCGATTATCACCTTTATCAATACCGCTGGTGCTTATCCAGGAGTCGGTGCTGAGGAACGCGGACAAGGAGAGGCTATCGCCCGCAATCTCCTTGAAATGAGCGATTTGAAAGTACCGATTATTGCGGTGATTATCGGTGAGGGAGGCTCTGGCGGAGCGCTTGCGCTTGCCGTAGCGGATCGTGTCTGGATGTTGGAAAATTCGATCTATGCAGTCTTGAGCCCTGAAGGTTTTGCGTCTATCCTATGGAAAGATGGGAGACGTGCGATGGAGGCGGCAGAACTGATGAAAATCACTTCCCATGAATTGCTCGATATGGAAGTAGTGGATCGAGTCTTTCCTGAGACAGGACTGAAAAGACAAGAACGCTTAGCAGACTTAAAACAAGCCCTCATCGAAGAATTGGAAAGCTTATCTCATTTGCCGATAGAGGAATTATTACAACAACGCTATGAACGCTTTCGTAAATATTGA
- the accD gene encoding acetyl-CoA carboxylase, carboxyltransferase subunit beta, protein MALFAKKDKYIRINPNRSSRRPQVKPEVPDELFSKCPSCKHIIYQKDLGSERICPNCDYTFRISAYERLALTVDEDSFEELFTGLETRDPLSFPRYQEKIAAIQEETGLDEAVLTGVARIAGQKTALGIMDSNFIMASMGTVVGEKITRLFEYAKKENLPVTLFTASGGARMQEGIMSLMQMAKVSAAVKQHSKAGLFYLTILTDPTTGGVTASFAMQGDIILAETQALVGFAGRRVIESTVREQLPDDFQKAEFLLEHGFVDKIVKRGELRETIGKLLAFHGGEE, encoded by the coding sequence ATGGCTTTGTTTGCTAAAAAGGATAAGTATATTCGTATCAATCCTAATCGCTCAAGCAGGCGTCCTCAAGTAAAGCCTGAGGTGCCAGATGAGCTGTTTTCCAAATGTCCGAGCTGTAAACATATCATTTACCAGAAAGACTTGGGGAGTGAGCGGATTTGTCCGAATTGTGACTATACTTTTCGGATTTCTGCCTATGAGCGTCTTGCTTTGACGGTGGATGAGGATTCTTTTGAAGAATTATTTACAGGTTTAGAGACGAGAGACCCTCTTTCCTTTCCTCGCTATCAGGAGAAAATTGCTGCAATTCAGGAAGAGACAGGGCTGGATGAGGCAGTGCTGACAGGTGTTGCTAGGATCGCAGGGCAGAAGACAGCCTTGGGAATCATGGATTCTAATTTTATCATGGCAAGCATGGGGACTGTTGTAGGTGAAAAAATTACTCGCTTGTTTGAGTATGCAAAAAAGGAGAATCTCCCTGTGACCTTATTTACAGCGTCTGGTGGTGCTCGTATGCAGGAGGGGATTATGAGCCTCATGCAGATGGCAAAGGTCTCTGCAGCTGTAAAACAGCATTCCAAAGCTGGTTTGTTTTATCTTACGATTTTAACAGATCCGACAACCGGTGGGGTCACCGCTTCATTTGCCATGCAAGGGGATATTATCCTAGCAGAAACGCAGGCTTTGGTTGGTTTTGCAGGTCGTCGCGTGATTGAATCAACGGTGCGTGAACAGTTGCCAGATGATTTTCAAAAGGCAGAATTCCTCTTGGAACATGGTTTTGTGGATAAGATTGTAAAACGTGGTGAATTGCGTGAAACTATCGGTAAACTCCTTGCTTTTCATGGAGGTGAAGAATGA
- the accC gene encoding acetyl-CoA carboxylase biotin carboxylase subunit codes for MFRKILIANRGEIAVRIIRAARELGIHTVAVYSTADKEALHTLLADEAVCIGPARSTDSYLNINAILSAAVLTEAEAIHPGFGFLSENAKFATMCEEVGIQFIGPSGSVMELMGDKINARQQMIAAGVPVIPGSKGEVLTVNEAMEVADEIGYPIMLKASAGGGGKGIRKVTNKEDLTEAFESASSEAKAAFGNGAMYIEKVIYPARHIEVQILADQKGHTIHLGERDCSLQRNNQKVLEESPSVAIGPSLRKEIGDVAVRAAQFVGYENAGTIEFLLDEASGNFYFMEMNTRVQVEHPVTEFVTGVDIVKEQIRIAAGQDLSISQEDIVLKGHAIECRINAENPAFNFAPTPGTISNLYLPSGGVGLRVDSAVYPGYTIPPYYDSMIAKIIVHGENRFDALMKMQRALYELEIDGVVTNSEFQLDLISSPSVITGDYDTSFLMEKFLSTYRAEK; via the coding sequence ATGTTTCGTAAAATTTTAATTGCCAATCGAGGGGAAATTGCTGTTCGAATTATCCGTGCGGCGCGTGAATTAGGCATTCATACGGTGGCAGTGTATTCAACGGCTGATAAGGAAGCCCTTCATACCCTTTTAGCCGATGAGGCGGTGTGTATTGGTCCTGCTAGGTCAACAGACTCTTATCTCAATATCAATGCTATTTTATCTGCTGCTGTCTTGACAGAAGCAGAAGCTATTCATCCAGGCTTTGGCTTTCTGAGTGAAAATGCCAAATTTGCAACTATGTGTGAGGAAGTAGGCATTCAATTTATCGGTCCGTCTGGATCTGTCATGGAACTCATGGGCGATAAAATCAATGCTAGACAGCAAATGATTGCAGCTGGTGTGCCGGTGATTCCAGGATCAAAAGGGGAAGTCTTGACGGTTAATGAGGCGATGGAAGTGGCTGATGAGATTGGTTATCCGATTATGCTCAAGGCATCTGCAGGTGGCGGAGGCAAGGGTATTCGTAAGGTGACAAATAAAGAAGACTTAACAGAAGCCTTTGAATCTGCTTCAAGTGAAGCCAAGGCTGCTTTTGGTAATGGTGCTATGTATATCGAGAAGGTTATCTATCCAGCTCGTCATATCGAAGTTCAGATTCTAGCGGATCAAAAGGGGCACACGATTCATCTAGGTGAGCGGGATTGTTCTCTCCAGCGGAATAACCAAAAGGTACTAGAAGAAAGTCCATCTGTCGCTATTGGACCTAGTCTAAGGAAGGAAATTGGGGATGTCGCTGTGCGTGCTGCTCAATTTGTAGGCTATGAAAATGCAGGAACGATTGAGTTTTTGCTGGATGAAGCGAGCGGAAACTTCTACTTTATGGAGATGAATACGCGCGTGCAGGTCGAGCATCCTGTTACAGAATTTGTGACAGGGGTGGATATTGTCAAAGAGCAGATTCGGATTGCCGCAGGACAAGATTTATCAATCTCTCAAGAAGATATTGTACTAAAAGGTCATGCGATTGAGTGTCGGATCAATGCGGAAAATCCTGCATTCAACTTTGCACCAACTCCTGGTACGATTTCCAATCTCTATCTGCCAAGTGGGGGTGTCGGTTTGCGTGTAGATTCAGCTGTGTATCCAGGATATACCATTCCGCCTTATTACGATAGTATGATTGCCAAAATCATCGTGCATGGGGAAAATCGTTTTGATGCCTTGATGAAAATGCAGAGAGCACTCTATGAATTAGAAATTGATGGTGTTGTGACCAATAGTGAATTTCAGCTGGATTTGATTTCAAGTCCAAGTGTGATTACTGGAGATTATGACACGTCTTTCTTGATGGAGAAGTTTTTGTCGACTTATCGAGCAGAAAAGTAG
- the fabZ gene encoding 3-hydroxyacyl-ACP dehydratase FabZ encodes MMDIREIQEALPHRYPMLLVDRVLEVTEDEIVALKNVTINEPFFNGHFPDYPVMPGVLIMEALAQTAGALELSKPKNKGKLVFYAGMDKVKFKKQVVPGDQLIMTARFVKRRGRIAVVEAKAEVDGALAARGTLTFALGE; translated from the coding sequence ATGATGGACATTCGAGAAATTCAAGAAGCGCTCCCTCATCGCTACCCTATGCTCTTGGTTGATCGAGTCCTTGAAGTGACTGAGGATGAGATTGTAGCTTTAAAAAATGTGACCATTAATGAGCCGTTTTTCAACGGGCATTTTCCAGATTATCCTGTTATGCCAGGAGTTTTAATCATGGAGGCCTTGGCTCAGACTGCTGGAGCTTTGGAATTATCTAAGCCTAAAAATAAGGGGAAGTTGGTCTTTTATGCAGGAATGGACAAGGTCAAATTTAAAAAGCAGGTTGTTCCAGGTGATCAGTTGATTATGACAGCTCGCTTTGTTAAGCGACGTGGACGAATCGCCGTTGTGGAGGCTAAGGCAGAAGTGGATGGAGCTTTAGCGGCAAGGGGTACGCTGACTTTTGCTTTGGGAGAATAA
- the accB gene encoding acetyl-CoA carboxylase biotin carboxyl carrier protein produces MKIDEIKDLMAQFDQSSLREFSYKEEEFELTFSKNETKLLPTQEVKSRIESLAGTSTETLSELEVQEETVSVEDTSPRGEVVESPLVGVAYLASSPDKPAFVQVGDRVQKGQTLLIIEAMKVMNEVPAPRDGVVTEILVENEEMVEFGKGLVRLA; encoded by the coding sequence ATGAAGATCGATGAAATCAAAGACTTAATGGCTCAATTTGACCAATCAAGTCTGAGAGAATTTTCCTATAAAGAAGAGGAATTTGAACTTACATTTTCAAAAAATGAAACAAAGTTACTTCCAACACAAGAAGTAAAATCAAGAATAGAAAGCCTAGCAGGAACAAGCACAGAAACTCTATCTGAGCTTGAAGTGCAGGAAGAAACTGTATCGGTAGAAGACACGTCTCCAAGAGGAGAAGTGGTAGAAAGTCCCTTAGTGGGGGTGGCTTATCTGGCATCAAGTCCTGATAAGCCAGCCTTTGTGCAGGTGGGAGACCGTGTCCAAAAAGGGCAAACCTTACTTATCATTGAAGCCATGAAGGTCATGAATGAGGTTCCAGCACCGAGAGACGGTGTTGTGACAGAGATTTTGGTGGAAAATGAAGAAATGGTTGAATTTGGGAAAGGTTTGGTGAGATTAGCATGA
- the fabF gene encoding beta-ketoacyl-ACP synthase II: protein MKLHRVVVTGYGLTSPIGHSPEEFWKNLQAGNIGIAPITKFDTSEYSVRNAAEINDFPFDKYFVKKDTNRFDLYSLYALYASLEAVANAKLDVESLDQERFGVIVASGIGGIAEIEEQVLRLHEKGPKRVKPMTLPKALPNMAAGNVAMKVGARGICKSVNTACASSNDAIGEAFRSIKFGFQDVMLVGGSEAAITPFAIAGFQSLTALSTTEDPKRASIPFDKDRNGFVMGEGAGMLILESLESAKARGAKILVEIVGYGNTCDAYHMTSPHPEGRGAIKAIQLALEEAELEPSQVAYVNAHGTSTPANEKGESQAIVAALGKDVAVSSTKSFTGHLLGAAGAVEAIATIEAMNHSFVPMTAGTTELSDYMEANVIYGQGKEQEIPYAISNTFGFGGHNAVLAFKRWED from the coding sequence ATGAAATTACATCGTGTTGTTGTGACAGGCTATGGTCTAACGTCTCCTATTGGCCACAGTCCAGAGGAATTTTGGAAGAATTTACAAGCAGGAAATATTGGGATTGCTCCGATCACGAAGTTTGATACGAGTGAATACAGCGTGCGTAATGCAGCAGAAATCAACGATTTCCCGTTTGATAAGTATTTTGTGAAGAAAGATACCAATCGTTTTGATTTGTATTCTTTGTACGCCCTTTATGCGTCTCTTGAGGCAGTTGCAAATGCTAAGCTTGATGTGGAGAGTCTCGATCAGGAACGATTTGGTGTGATTGTGGCGTCTGGTATTGGGGGGATCGCAGAGATTGAAGAGCAGGTTCTTCGATTGCATGAAAAGGGTCCTAAGCGGGTTAAGCCAATGACCTTGCCCAAAGCTCTTCCCAATATGGCGGCAGGAAATGTAGCTATGAAAGTTGGAGCTAGAGGGATTTGTAAGTCGGTGAATACAGCCTGTGCTTCTTCAAATGATGCCATTGGTGAAGCTTTCAGATCTATTAAATTTGGTTTCCAAGATGTCATGCTGGTTGGTGGTTCAGAAGCTGCGATTACACCATTTGCTATCGCAGGTTTCCAAAGTTTGACGGCTCTATCAACGACAGAAGATCCTAAACGTGCTTCAATTCCTTTTGATAAGGATCGAAATGGATTTGTCATGGGTGAAGGAGCAGGGATGCTTATCTTAGAAAGCTTAGAGAGCGCTAAAGCTCGTGGAGCTAAGATTTTAGTGGAAATTGTAGGTTATGGAAACACTTGTGATGCTTATCATATGACTTCTCCACATCCAGAAGGAAGAGGGGCTATTAAAGCCATTCAATTAGCCCTTGAAGAGGCGGAGCTTGAGCCTAGTCAAGTAGCTTATGTCAATGCGCATGGTACCTCAACTCCTGCCAATGAAAAAGGAGAAAGTCAAGCGATTGTTGCAGCTCTTGGCAAAGATGTGGCGGTCTCATCGACCAAATCATTTACAGGTCATTTGCTGGGTGCAGCAGGTGCCGTAGAGGCCATTGCAACGATTGAAGCTATGAACCATAGCTTTGTCCCAATGACAGCAGGAACGACGGAATTATCCGATTATATGGAAGCTAATGTCATCTATGGACAAGGAAAAGAGCAAGAAATTCCATATGCTATTTCAAATACATTTGGCTTTGGAGGTCATAATGCAGTACTAGCCTTCAAACGCTGGGAGGATTAG
- the fabG gene encoding 3-oxoacyl-[acyl-carrier-protein] reductase, producing the protein MNLKEKNVFITGSTRGIGLAIAHKFAACGANVVLNGRRRIEADLLAAFEDYDVKVVAVSGDVSDSSDAKRMIEEACEKLGSVDILVNNAGITKDKLMLKLTEDDFEQVLKVNLTGAFNMTQAVLKPMTKAREGSIINVSSVVGLLGNIGQANYAASKAGLIGFSKSVAREVAGRNVRVNVIAPGMIESDMTDVLPEKVKDATLAQIPMKRFGNPEEVAEVAVFLAKQEYMTGQVVALDGGLTMQ; encoded by the coding sequence ATGAATTTAAAAGAAAAAAATGTATTTATCACCGGTTCTACACGTGGGATTGGTCTTGCAATTGCCCATAAGTTTGCAGCTTGTGGTGCAAATGTCGTCTTAAATGGTCGAAGAAGGATTGAAGCTGACTTGTTAGCAGCGTTTGAAGACTATGATGTGAAAGTTGTAGCGGTGTCTGGAGATGTCTCTGATAGCTCGGATGCGAAGCGAATGATTGAGGAAGCATGCGAAAAATTGGGTTCTGTGGACATTTTAGTCAATAATGCAGGTATCACGAAAGACAAACTTATGTTAAAATTAACTGAGGATGATTTCGAACAAGTCCTAAAAGTGAATCTGACAGGTGCCTTCAACATGACCCAAGCGGTGCTAAAACCGATGACCAAGGCGAGAGAGGGAAGTATCATCAATGTCTCTAGCGTGGTTGGCTTACTGGGCAATATCGGTCAAGCTAATTATGCAGCGTCAAAAGCGGGATTGATTGGCTTTAGCAAGTCGGTTGCGCGTGAAGTGGCTGGACGTAATGTCCGAGTCAATGTGATTGCGCCTGGTATGATTGAATCGGATATGACAGATGTTTTGCCAGAGAAAGTCAAGGATGCGACCTTGGCGCAAATCCCGATGAAGCGATTTGGCAATCCCGAAGAAGTCGCAGAGGTAGCTGTGTTTCTTGCTAAGCAAGAATACATGACAGGTCAGGTAGTCGCTTTAGATGGCGGTCTTACCATGCAGTAA
- the fabD gene encoding ACP S-malonyltransferase has product MTKTAVVFAGQGAQYLGMARDLYDQHAIVRETFQEAQEILGYDLRDLINHDEEKLHQTRYTQPAILTTSIAIYRCLTENSFQPDMAAGLSLGEYAALVAAGSLSFAAALDLVAKRGAFMEEAAPEGSGKMVAVLNADAAMIEEICQQASYKGIVTPANYNTPSQIVIGGEVAAVDEAVELLSQAGVKRMIPLKVSGPFHTALLEKASQRLAETLKEVDFAEFQIPVVGNTEADIMELSQVKRLLERQVMEPVRFYESIERMKELGASSFVEIGPGKVLSGFIKKIDKSLSVCHVEDEKTLADFLGK; this is encoded by the coding sequence ATGACTAAGACAGCTGTTGTATTTGCAGGACAAGGCGCCCAATATTTGGGTATGGCAAGAGATTTGTATGATCAGCATGCGATTGTTCGAGAGACTTTTCAAGAAGCTCAGGAAATTTTAGGATATGATTTGCGAGATTTGATCAATCATGATGAGGAAAAACTCCATCAGACACGCTATACACAGCCAGCGATCTTAACAACGTCTATTGCGATTTATCGGTGCTTGACAGAAAATAGTTTTCAGCCTGATATGGCAGCTGGTCTGTCTTTAGGGGAATATGCTGCCTTGGTAGCTGCGGGGAGTCTGTCTTTTGCAGCTGCCTTGGACTTAGTAGCTAAACGTGGGGCTTTTATGGAAGAGGCTGCGCCAGAAGGTTCTGGTAAGATGGTAGCTGTTTTGAATGCAGATGCGGCAATGATTGAAGAAATCTGCCAACAAGCGTCTTACAAAGGAATTGTGACTCCAGCTAACTATAACACGCCTTCTCAAATTGTGATTGGAGGAGAAGTGGCAGCTGTGGACGAAGCGGTAGAGCTTCTTTCACAAGCTGGTGTGAAGCGGATGATTCCACTCAAGGTTTCAGGCCCTTTTCACACAGCTCTTTTAGAAAAAGCGAGCCAGCGATTGGCAGAAACCTTAAAAGAAGTGGATTTTGCAGAATTCCAAATACCTGTCGTGGGTAATACAGAAGCCGATATTATGGAATTATCACAGGTTAAGCGCTTATTAGAGCGTCAGGTGATGGAACCAGTACGATTTTATGAGAGTATTGAGCGCATGAAAGAGCTAGGTGCAAGCTCCTTTGTCGAAATCGGACCAGGGAAGGTTTTGTCTGGTTTTATCAAGAAAATTGACAAGTCTTTGTCGGTTTGTCATGTGGAAGACGAAAAAACGTTAGCAGATTTTCTAGGGAAGTAA
- the fabK gene encoding enoyl-[acyl-carrier-protein] reductase FabK, protein MQTRITELLKIEYPIFQGGMAWVADGDLAGSVSKAGGLGIIGGGNAPKEVVKKNIDTIKSLTDKPFGVNIMLLSPFVDDIVDLVIEEGVKVVTTGAGNPGKYMSRFHEAGITVIPVVPSVALAKRMEKIGADAVIAEGMEAGGHIGKLTTMTLVRQVVEAVEIPVIAAGGIADGAGAAAAFMLGAEAVQLGTRFVVARESNAHPNYKEKILKARDIDTTISAQHFGHAVRGIKNKLTRQFDQAEKAAFKEEKPDLTVFEEMGAGSLANAVVRGDVENGSVMAGQIAGLITKEETVEEIIHDVYEGAARVIEREAKRWAGVMKHD, encoded by the coding sequence GTGCAAACGCGAATTACAGAGTTATTAAAGATTGAATACCCCATTTTCCAAGGAGGGATGGCTTGGGTCGCTGATGGTGACTTGGCAGGTAGTGTATCAAAAGCTGGTGGTTTAGGGATTATCGGCGGTGGTAATGCTCCGAAAGAAGTAGTTAAAAAGAATATTGATACGATTAAATCTTTGACAGACAAGCCTTTTGGAGTCAATATTATGCTCTTGTCTCCTTTTGTAGATGATATTGTTGATTTGGTCATTGAAGAAGGAGTCAAGGTTGTGACGACTGGTGCTGGTAATCCAGGGAAATACATGTCTCGTTTTCATGAGGCTGGAATTACAGTCATTCCGGTGGTACCAAGTGTTGCTCTAGCAAAACGAATGGAAAAAATCGGTGCGGATGCTGTGATTGCAGAAGGCATGGAGGCTGGCGGTCATATCGGAAAGCTGACAACCATGACCTTGGTGAGACAAGTAGTTGAAGCAGTAGAGATTCCTGTGATTGCAGCAGGAGGAATCGCTGATGGTGCGGGTGCAGCTGCTGCCTTTATGTTGGGAGCAGAGGCTGTTCAGCTAGGTACACGTTTTGTTGTGGCTCGTGAATCCAATGCACACCCGAATTATAAGGAAAAAATTCTGAAAGCAAGAGATATTGATACAACGATTTCTGCGCAACATTTTGGGCATGCCGTTCGTGGGATTAAAAATAAGCTGACGCGTCAATTTGACCAAGCAGAAAAAGCGGCTTTTAAAGAAGAAAAGCCAGATTTGACTGTATTTGAGGAAATGGGGGCAGGCAGTCTTGCGAATGCAGTGGTTCGTGGCGATGTCGAAAATGGTTCGGTCATGGCAGGACAGATTGCTGGATTGATTACAAAGGAAGAAACCGTCGAGGAAATTATCCACGATGTGTATGAGGGAGCAGCGCGTGTGATTGAGCGTGAGGCGAAACGTTGGGCAGGAGTGATGAAACATGACTAA
- a CDS encoding acyl carrier protein: MAVFEKIQEIIVEELGKDASEVTLESTFDDLDADSLDLFQVISEIEDAFDIQIEAEDDLNTVGDLVAYVEERA, translated from the coding sequence ATGGCAGTATTTGAGAAAATACAAGAAATTATTGTTGAAGAACTTGGAAAAGATGCATCAGAAGTGACACTTGAGTCAACATTTGATGATCTTGATGCGGATTCATTGGACTTGTTCCAAGTGATTTCTGAAATCGAAGATGCTTTTGATATCCAAATCGAAGCAGAAGACGATTTGAATACCGTAGGTGATTTGGTTGCTTACGTTGAAGAACGTGCATAA